From the genome of Bacteroidota bacterium:
TATAAAATAATTAATTTTTGATGAGATTTCTATTTTCTTTCATGCAGTAAATGCTTTTGTATTAGACAAATGAAAAAAATAGAAATATCGCAAAAAGAGATGTTTTTAATTTTGAACTGTTTTCTTAGAGGCACTATATAAAGCTTTGTATTTTATCGAAAAATATAAAAGTTGAATATTTTTTTTGTTAAATAAATTGTTTTTTTGAAATATTTTAAGTGAAATAAATGTGAGATATGCCTTAATTTAGTGAAATTTATATGCTTATATGTAAAAAATCATTATTGTTTAGTCAAAAAAATCGTAAAAAATTTGTCACTAAATGTTATGAAAAATAGCTATATGCCTGGTTTTTTAACAATTAACTAAGAAACATTTAATAAATATTATCGTATTTTTTCTATTGAGTTTTGTTTTTATAAAAATTTTATAATCTTTGACCTCGTAATTAATGACTTGAAATTTAGTGAAATGAAATACTTAGCCGTACAAATAATGTCCCCAAAAATAATCTACCTAATTATTAATTTTTTTACCAAAAGAAGTTACTATGAAAAAAATCTACCATCAATTAAAACTTGTCCTAATAATAGGATTTTTTACCTTATCCTATAATCTTAATGCTGAGCTATCACCAGAATTTAATGATAGCTTTTGTTTATCTGAAATTGTTGTAAAAAATCAAAAATCTACCAAAACCAAAATCTCTGAATTTGATTGTCTAATTTCCTCAGAACCCGCTGATTTTCTTCTTTCAGAGAATTCTTTCATAGAAAATAGCAATAAACTTTCATCAGAAAATAGTTGCGATTTTACCATTAGTTTTACGAAACTGGACGTTTTATGCTTTGGTGATAATACTGGTAGTATTGACATTACTGTTGTTGGAAATAGTCCACCTTATTCATTTTCGTGGTCATATTTTAGTTTGACTACGGAAGACTTGACAAATTTGCCGGCTGGAAACTATTCTCTTACAGTTACTGATGGGCAAGCTTGTCAGAAGGATACAATTATTTCCATTGAGCAGGCTCAGTTTCCAATAATGGGTTCTATCACAGGGATATTTACAGTTTGCAATGGACAATGTACCGGTAGTGCCAGCGCCTTTGGAATTTTTGGTGGAACATCACCATATTCTTACAATTGGAGTACCGGAGATAATATGGCTTCGATCGATAGCCTGTGCGGAGGTGCTTATACTGTTACTATCACTGATGCAAACTCATGTGCCAATATTCAATATGTTAATATTATTGAACCTCCTGCTCCGTTGTTGGTTAATTTGTCAAGTAACGACATAAGTTGCAAAAATGTATCAGAAGGTATAATAAATTCTAATGTTACTGGTGGTTTTCAGTTTGGTTTGACTTATAATTGGTCTAATGGAGAAAATTCATCAAATATTCAAAATCTTGATGCTGGAACATATACAGTTACAGTTGAAAATATTTACGGCTGTCAGGCAATTGAGAGTATCGAAATTAATGAACCAAATCCGCAATTTCTTGTAAATGCTTATGTAGAAAACATCCTTTGTAATGGTGTACAAAATGGAAATATAAATCTTGACATTTCAAATGCTTCTTCGGCTATTTCATTTGTCTGGTCGAATGGAGAAACAAGTGAAGATATTGAAAACTTAGATGCAGGATTCTATAATGTTGAAATTTCTGATACATCGGGTTGTTTGTATATAGACGATATGGAAATAGTTCAGCCAAATGCACCACTTGCAGTCAGTGTAAATGGCGATTTTACAGTTTGTCATGGCTCTAATAATAGCGTAGTTATTCTTGATGTGTCGGGAGGAACTACTCCATATTCTTATCTTTTTAGTACTGGAGATACAATAAATCCAATATCTGGTCTGTCAGCTGGAAGTTATGATGTTACAGTTACTGACAACAATGGTTGCGAACTAATTTCTCCTTTTGTTATTTCCCAGCCAAATTTCCCTATAGTTATTACACTTAGTGCAACTAATATTGCCTGTAAAAATGCTCTAACAGGTGCAATTAATTCAATGGTTACAGGAGGTTGGCAAAACACACTTATTACATACGAATGGTCAAATGGTGCAACATCAGCAAATTTGAACGAGATAGGTGCAGGCTTTTATATTTTAACTGTAACTGATATGATTAATGGATGTACTGAAACTGCTGCAACTTTTGTTTCTGAGCCAAATCCTACATTTTCTACTGATCTTATCGTATCAGAACCACTTTGCAATGGAGATAATAATGGTAGTATAGATATAGAAATTGTTGGTAATACCTCCAACATTTCTTATTTATGGAATAATGGAAATACTACTCAATATTTGAATAATATTGGAGGCGGTATTTATTTTGTTGAAATTTCAAATACAACTGGCTGTTTATACGAAGAGTTTGTCATTAATGAACCTAGCAATGTTTCAACCTCAATAAATTCTAGTATGTTTGTATGTAATGGTTCAGATTTGGGTTCTGCATTTGCATTTGTTTATGGTGGAACTTCTCCTTATTCGTATCTATGGAGCAATGGTGCTACAAATAATCCAATTTTTGGTTTATATGCCGGAAATTATGCACTTACAGTTACTGATAATAATTCTTGTGAGGATATTACTCCCTTTACGATAAATGAGTATGATCCAATTATTATTTCTCTTAGTAATACAGATGTTGATTGTTATTCAGAATCAACAGGTTCAATTATTTGTAACATGTCAGCTTCAAGTGGTTTGTTTTATTCGTTTGAATGGTCAAATGGTACAAACACACAAGATCTAAATGGAGTAGATGCTGGCATTTATTCACTAACTGTTACTAATATGCTTAACCAATGTTCTGCTACTGCAATTGATACAATTTTTCAAGCAGACCAAATTAATATAAGTTATACTGCTGTTAATGAAATATATAGTCAAGCAGATGGATATATCAACACATTTGTAAGTGGCGGTGTATCGCCATATTCATTTATGTGGAATACAGGAGAAACAAATGAGAATATTTTCAATTTATCCTCTGGAAATTATTTTTTCTCTGTTTATGACGCAAATTATTGTTCTGTTGATACTCAAATAACTGTCTATTCGGATACCTGTCAACTGATAGCTCTTGATTCCGGATGGAATGTTTTTTCTACTTTTATTGATGTTAATAATAGAGATTTTAGTGATGTCTTATTTAATATTTCAAACGTAGAAATTGTGAAAGATCAATATGGTCTGATTTACTGGCCACAATTTAGCATAAATCAAATAGGAAATATGTCAAATTACAATGGATACTTAATCAAATTATATTCTCAACAAGTTTTAGTTATTTGTGGAACGGCAATAGTTCCGGAGACTTTTATAATTCCTTTGTCAGACAATATAACTAATTATCTTGGATACGTTCGGGATTCCTCAGGAGAAATTAGTTTGATGCTTGATAATATTATTAACAATATTGAAATTGTGAAAAATGAGGATGGACAGATTTTTTGGCCTATATTTGGAATTAACCAGATAGGGAGCATGATTCCGGGAGAAGGTTATCTTGTAAATATGAACAATCAAGCAAATCTTGTTTATCCTGCTAATTAGTTTAATTCTAACATCTATATTTTTGAAGAAAAGCTTGATAATCGTTAAATTTAGTTAGTTACAACTAATTACAGCCATAAATTTATTTATGGCTGTAATTATTTAAAAGAATACGAATTCAATAAATTTTGACATAAATTATACACTAATTTTATAGCTTTATCGTTAGAGAAAACATTAAAAATTTAAAACTTTTCAATTGAATAATTTAAAGAAATTTTTTGGAGTAATTTTTTTTGTAGCCTTAAGTCTCGGTTTATTTGCTCAAGAAAGTGCAATGAATACATACGACTTTCTGAAACTAAGCAATTCTGCCAGAGTAGCTTCATTAGGCGGCGATTTGATTTCTGTGAAAGATAATGATCTAAATTTGACTTTTCATAATCCTTCATTACTAAACTCTTCGATGGATAACAACATAGTGCTTAATTATATAACTTATTTTTCTGATATAAATTTCGGATATATTTCTTATTCAAAATCTTTTGAGAAAAAGGGAAATTTTGCAGTTGGTTTACACTATATTAATTACGGAGAATTTATTGAAGCCAACGAATTTGGTGATATCACAGGGAATAAGTTTTATGCTTCAGAGTATGCTTTAAATTTGCTATGGTCTAAAAGCCTTGATAGTTTGTTTAGTATAGGAATTAATATGAAACCGGTTTATTCTAAGCTCGAAACATACGAATCATATGGAATTGCAGGAGATATTGGAATAACATACAACAATGAAAAAAAATTATTTGCAGCAGCATTAGTAGTAAAAAATATTGGTTCGCAAATCAAAACATATCACGACGAAAATTTCGAACCACTTCCTTTTGATGTACAATTAGGAATTTCGGTTAAGGCAAAACATGCACCATTTCGGCTTTCATTTTTAGGACATAATCTTCATAAATTCGACTTGACCTACGAAGATCCACAAAATCCTTCTGAAACTATTGATCCCATTAGTGGAGAAGTTCAATCCGAATCAAAGATTAATAGATTCAGCAATAAGCTATTCAGACACTTAATTGTTGGCGTAGAATTTATTCCTTCAAAGAATTTTTTCGTAAATCTTGGATACAATCATCAAAGACGCGAAGAACTGAAATTAAGTACAAGAACTTACATTGCAGGTTTTTCATGGGGTTTTGGTTTGAAATTGTCAAAATTCAAATTAAGCTACGGAAGCGCAACCTACCATCTTGCCGGATCTTCAAATCATTTCTCTCTGAGTATGAATCTCAACGAATTCTATTCAAAAAAATCATAACAACTTATTGGCATTTTCTAATTTCCACCTTTTAGGTAAAATTGCAAAAAGAATTACTTTTGCAATCCTATGAAATGGATTTTATATTTTTTACTTGCTTTTCCTCTATCTGCATTAGCTCAAATAAACGATGACTTTAGCGATGGAGATTTTACAAATAATCCTGCTTGGTCTGGCGATACAGCCAAATTTGAAATTGATACCAATTTCGTTTTACATCTGAATGCCCCGGCAGTTTCCGATACTGCCATTCTCGCCACAGAGCTTCAGTTTTTAAGCAATTTTACTTGGGAATTTTATGTAGAATTAGATTTTAATCCTTCCTCAAGCAATTACGCATCAATATATTTAATCTCAAATCAGGCGAACCTGAAAGGAAATTTGAATGGATATTTTGTAAAAATTGGAAACACTAACGACGAGATTAGTTTATACAAACAATCTGGAACAACGAAAACTGAAATAATTGACGGATTAGACGATAGAGTTGATACTTCTCCAGTTACTGTACGAGTGAAAGTTGTAAGAGATGAGCTCGGAAATTGGGAATTATTTTCTGACACTACAGGAGGAAGTAATTATTATTCCGAAGGAACAGTTTTTGATAATTCATATACCTTCTCAAATTATTTTGGAATTTTTTGCAAATACACATCGACTCGTTCCGATAAATTTTATTTCGATGAATTTAATATTACAGGAAATTTGTTTCAAGATACTATTCCTCCAAAAATTGATAGTTTTCAGGTTTTTACAAATAAAATATTCCTTCATTTTTCTGAACCTTTAGATGTTTTAAGTGCCGAAAATGTAAATAATTATTCATTAACAAATTTTGGAAATCCTTCTTTAGCAACCTTGAACCCGGAGCAAAGCAGTGATGTTGAGCTATCATTTTCACAAGATTTTATTTCTGAAGTAGAATATGTTTTATCCGTTTCAAACATTTCTGATATAGAATCTAATTTGATGTCTGATACTAACATATCTTTCACATATTTTACTGTTAACGAAAATGATATTGTTATTAACGAAATAATGGCGGATCCTTATCCGGTTGTGGAACTTCCAGATTATGAATATATTGAGTTGTATAATACCAAAGATTTTGATATAAATCTCAATAATTGGAAAATTCAGATAGGTAATTCTATAAAGGAGATTCCCAATACAAATATTCAAGCAAATTCTTTTTTGATTATGTGCGGAACATCTGCCGTAGAAGAATTTGTTCAGTATGGAGAAACTGTCGGTGTGCCATCGTTTCCTGCTATTTTAAATTCCGGTCAAACAATTCAAATTTTAGATAGCGCTGAAAATATTATTTCTAATGTAAGTTTTTCTCAAGATTGGTATCAGGACGAATCAAAAGAGGAGGGAGGTTGGTCTTTAGAGAAAATTGATCCATTAAATACTTGTGGAGATATTGCAAATTGGAGAGCTTCAATTAATCAAAAAGGCGGTTCTCCCGGAGAAATTAATTCCATTTTTGCGGAAAACCTCGACACTATTGCACCTATTTTCAATAATTTAGAAGTAGTAAATTCAAATACAATTAGTTTAAATTTTTCGGAAACTTTAGAAAGTAATATTGCTGAAAATCCCTCGAATTATTTTGTTAGCAACAATATAGGTTTTCCCGATTCTGCAATTTTAGAAAATGGAAATAGTATTCGATTAATTTTTCATAACAGTTTTGTGCTCGAATCTACTTATAGTATCTCAATTTTAAATATTAGCGATAATTGCGAAAATTCAATTGACTCAATAATTTTAGTATTTCAATATTATGTAGCACAGGCATATGATATTGTAATTAATGAAATCATGTCTGATCCAACTCCCAGCGTAAATCTTCCAGAATTTGAGTATATTGAATTATTCAATAAATCGCCATTTTCAATTACATTGTCAGATTGGTTTTTGACCATTGGATCTAAAACTAAACAATTCCCAAGTTTTACAATTCAGCCCGACGAATATATTATTGTTTGTTCTGAAGAAGCAGAAAACTCACTACGTTTTTACGGAAAAACTATTGGTATCCTTGGTTCAACAGATTTGACCAACGATGGACAAGTGGTTTATTTGCAAGATAATAACTACAAAATAGTTTCATCCATAAATTATAATTCCGATTGGTATCACAACAAAAATAAATCTGATGGTGGTTGGTCTATCGAACGGATCGATCCAAATAATTTTTGCGAAGGTTTTGAAAATTGGGAAGCATCTATTGATGCAAAAGGAGGAACTCCCGGAAAAATCAATTCTGTTTTTTCAGAAAATCCTGATACAGAAATTCCTATGCTTGAAAGAATTGCAATATCCTCTGAAAATTCAGTCTTCGTTTTTTTTAGTGAAAATATGGACAGTACACGTATTTTGGATACAAATAGTTTCGTTGTAAATAAAAATATTGGAAAACCAAAAATTGTAAAAGTTGGCTTTCCTATGTACAATTTCGTTGAGCTTGAGTTTAATACATATTTTCAGAAAAACATAATTTATACTCTAAAAATTGAAACAGAAATTTACGATTGTGCAGGAAATATTTTAGCGTTGCAAACATCTGCAAATTTTGGCTTGCCCGATTCAATTGAGGCTTTCGATTTGGTAATAAATGAGGTTCTTTTTAATCCTGCTGCAAATGGGTTTGATTTTGTTGAAATTTACAATCGTTCGACTAAAACATTGTGTTTAAATGATTTAAAGATTGGAACTATTGATGATTATGAAACAATATCGTTTGATACTATTCAAGAATTCGGATATTTAATTTTCCCGGAGGAATACATTGTTTTCACAGAAAATCCTGGTGTAATTGCCGAACAATACTATTTTTCCGACAAGGATA
Proteins encoded in this window:
- the porQ gene encoding type IX secretion system protein PorQ, whose product is MNNLKKFFGVIFFVALSLGLFAQESAMNTYDFLKLSNSARVASLGGDLISVKDNDLNLTFHNPSLLNSSMDNNIVLNYITYFSDINFGYISYSKSFEKKGNFAVGLHYINYGEFIEANEFGDITGNKFYASEYALNLLWSKSLDSLFSIGINMKPVYSKLETYESYGIAGDIGITYNNEKKLFAAALVVKNIGSQIKTYHDENFEPLPFDVQLGISVKAKHAPFRLSFLGHNLHKFDLTYEDPQNPSETIDPISGEVQSESKINRFSNKLFRHLIVGVEFIPSKNFFVNLGYNHQRREELKLSTRTYIAGFSWGFGLKLSKFKLSYGSATYHLAGSSNHFSLSMNLNEFYSKKS